A region from the Lentimonas sp. CC4 genome encodes:
- a CDS encoding VIT domain-containing protein, which yields MDTSEHSQPQTLPFSTGRFILYLIFGTLLPAFALGFEIVTGLSDNIYINPIPNLYHAILIGMTPIIIALNAIRCFRKQPIRKWDLHLNSLCLGITSVYAIVYLPIAPFAAIGVAFYGLGFLPLSPLISLLCAYRIRKEMKHRVAEQWPIGLRHLAVGFLLGITLLCCGSIPRIITDYGIAQYGRVGTKEDHAAIRLLRTFGSEKALLNACYQQSEDVFFWGGSRNAVSTEEARQLYYRVTGESFNANRKEQEFFAMRGRTNDRDLGGEHVGQRIDDIHLEESRLDGILEPELGTGYVEWTMVFRNDDEWQQHEARMLISIPTGGVASRVTLWVNGEPREAAFGSKAKVRAAYQSVAVRQRRDPILVNWAGPDLLLAQCFPIQPDGGKMKVRIGISFPLEADSHTTLAYRYPTIVAENFTISDQLKHSVWYEEKTSGGVLSRAAEDMTMRQLHSTRSTIQATAHPLLPSFTSTHPTHPNETITFTTKLPNNESVAAPNAIVIDGSRAMRDHKNSIAKWASHYNGTLQLYFASDEVRTFQGNGKACAKWIQQQDFVGGQDNVPALTEAIRALLPSASAETPQTLFWFSGPQPIQLSGTEKIRQLFERRELHLDIVACLTSRDYNALYELAPLSYCNTLQLDTDGNLQNPTITFEPAESSATAPRGSSHAYRAWLANQTRTLAERTYSQQARLGAARFKSKIAELADKAAEAYLVTQISGAVVLETDRQYKENDLEAGDPSHTPTVPEARHYALILGICTLGYRLVQRRPRRS from the coding sequence ATGGATACTTCAGAACACTCGCAGCCACAAACACTGCCCTTTTCAACAGGTCGGTTCATTCTCTATCTAATCTTCGGCACACTCCTTCCGGCCTTCGCCCTCGGCTTTGAGATCGTTACAGGGCTAAGCGACAATATCTACATCAACCCCATTCCGAATCTTTACCATGCCATACTGATCGGTATGACTCCCATCATCATCGCGCTCAACGCCATTCGCTGCTTCCGCAAGCAACCGATACGCAAATGGGATCTCCACCTCAACAGTCTCTGCCTCGGCATTACCAGTGTCTATGCGATTGTCTATTTACCGATCGCACCCTTCGCCGCGATCGGTGTCGCCTTTTACGGCCTCGGATTCCTTCCACTCTCCCCGCTCATCTCCCTACTTTGCGCGTATCGCATCCGTAAGGAAATGAAACACCGAGTCGCGGAACAATGGCCAATCGGACTACGCCACTTAGCAGTGGGCTTCCTCCTCGGCATCACCTTGCTATGCTGCGGCTCAATCCCACGCATCATCACCGATTACGGCATCGCACAGTATGGGCGCGTCGGCACCAAAGAGGATCATGCCGCCATACGACTGCTTCGCACCTTTGGCAGCGAAAAAGCACTACTCAATGCCTGCTACCAGCAATCCGAAGATGTCTTTTTCTGGGGCGGCTCGCGCAACGCGGTCAGCACCGAAGAAGCACGCCAACTCTATTATCGCGTCACTGGTGAGTCCTTTAATGCCAATCGCAAAGAACAAGAATTCTTCGCCATGCGTGGACGCACCAACGACCGCGATCTCGGCGGCGAACATGTCGGTCAACGCATCGACGATATCCACCTCGAAGAATCCAGGCTCGATGGAATCCTCGAACCTGAGCTCGGCACTGGCTATGTCGAATGGACGATGGTCTTCCGTAACGATGATGAATGGCAGCAACATGAAGCACGCATGCTCATTTCAATCCCCACAGGCGGCGTCGCCTCCCGAGTCACACTATGGGTGAATGGCGAACCACGCGAAGCCGCCTTTGGCAGTAAAGCCAAAGTGCGTGCCGCATATCAAAGCGTGGCGGTGCGCCAACGACGCGATCCCATCCTGGTGAATTGGGCTGGCCCAGATCTCCTACTGGCACAGTGTTTCCCAATCCAGCCCGATGGCGGGAAGATGAAGGTTCGCATTGGCATCAGCTTTCCGCTCGAAGCCGACAGCCACACCACACTCGCTTACCGCTACCCCACCATCGTCGCAGAAAATTTCACGATCTCGGACCAACTCAAACACTCCGTCTGGTATGAAGAAAAGACAAGCGGTGGCGTGCTCAGCCGTGCGGCCGAAGACATGACCATGCGTCAGCTCCACTCCACCCGAAGCACGATTCAGGCAACAGCACACCCGCTCCTTCCCAGCTTCACTAGCACACACCCAACCCACCCAAACGAAACGATCACATTCACCACTAAGCTGCCGAACAACGAGTCGGTAGCAGCACCGAACGCCATTGTCATCGATGGTTCACGCGCCATGCGCGACCACAAGAACAGTATCGCAAAATGGGCAAGCCACTACAACGGCACGCTGCAGCTATACTTCGCCAGTGACGAGGTGCGAACCTTCCAAGGCAATGGCAAGGCCTGCGCTAAATGGATACAACAGCAAGACTTCGTCGGTGGGCAGGACAATGTGCCCGCACTCACCGAAGCCATTCGCGCACTGCTCCCCTCCGCAAGCGCTGAAACACCTCAAACGCTCTTCTGGTTCAGCGGTCCTCAACCAATCCAGCTCAGTGGCACCGAAAAGATCCGTCAGCTCTTCGAGCGTAGAGAGCTTCACCTAGACATCGTCGCATGCCTGACCTCTCGCGACTACAATGCGCTCTACGAACTCGCACCCCTCTCCTACTGCAACACACTGCAACTCGATACAGATGGCAATCTCCAGAATCCAACCATCACATTTGAACCAGCAGAAAGCAGCGCCACCGCACCCCGAGGCTCCAGCCATGCATATCGTGCCTGGTTAGCGAACCAAACGCGCACACTCGCAGAGCGCACCTACAGCCAACAAGCACGCCTAGGTGCCGCACGCTTCAAATCTAAAATCGCAGAACTCGCAGACAAAGCAGCAGAGGCTTACTTAGTCACACAGATCAGCGGAGCCGTCGTATTGGAGACTGACCGCCAGTATAAAGAAAACGACCTAGAGGCGGGCGACCCTAGCCACACACCCACCGTGCCCGAAGCAAGGCACTACGCACTCATCCTAGGCATTTGCACACTCGGCTATCGTCTCGTGCAGCGCAGACCACGACGCTCATAA
- a CDS encoding thioredoxin-like domain-containing protein, whose translation MKYLIITSLCLILSLGRAYSAGWDQFFSQGLVNASGDSVDPASLDGKLVCLYFSASWCGPCKGFTPKLLQFYETYSDQIEVVLVSKDRSADAFAAYMADYKMPWLAVPWQNYKDGDNQISDFVKKYRAGGIPKLVVLSRDGEQVIEYDARMQVSMLPEDYAKDLRERDGHRSATMWKQRTLKKGGTVTEEMYAQQVARYESGYRSTAEKYEAASLASMRLVTLGESPEWLDFVHDYYRILRAQK comes from the coding sequence ATGAAATACTTAATAATTACATCTCTTTGTCTCATCCTCAGCCTTGGTCGTGCCTACTCTGCGGGGTGGGATCAGTTTTTTTCACAGGGGTTGGTGAATGCCTCGGGTGACTCGGTTGATCCGGCCTCCTTAGATGGCAAACTCGTGTGTTTGTATTTTTCGGCTTCATGGTGTGGGCCGTGTAAGGGCTTTACGCCTAAACTGCTTCAGTTTTATGAAACGTATAGTGATCAGATCGAAGTGGTGTTGGTCAGTAAAGATCGGAGCGCAGATGCATTTGCTGCTTATATGGCTGACTATAAGATGCCATGGCTGGCAGTGCCGTGGCAGAATTATAAGGACGGAGATAATCAAATCAGCGACTTTGTTAAGAAATACCGAGCCGGAGGGATTCCTAAGTTGGTCGTGTTATCGCGTGATGGCGAACAGGTGATCGAATATGACGCACGCATGCAGGTCTCTATGCTGCCTGAGGATTATGCAAAAGATCTTCGTGAGCGAGACGGGCACCGGTCTGCTACTATGTGGAAGCAGCGAACTCTGAAGAAAGGGGGGACTGTGACCGAGGAAATGTATGCGCAGCAAGTTGCTCGTTATGAGAGCGGTTATCGCTCAACAGCTGAAAAATACGAAGCGGCATCTCTAGCAAGTATGCGTCTCGTGACACTCGGAGAATCTCCTGAGTGGTTAGATTTTGTGCATGACTACTACCGCATCCTGCGTGCCCAGAAATAG